In Persephonella sp. IF05-L8, the following are encoded in one genomic region:
- a CDS encoding tetratricopeptide repeat protein produces the protein MSLILDTLNKMKEGKKKKPIPPSLSKRNKANNTKKKYILLFSIMILLSTVMTFLIILGDKFVYENSRITKIIPTNDTDKKEPSVTSYNKPENTSKEDNTFSKNLPKKIPELQTSSKVQINQNPQPNKNIQNVKSYKEKDKNFLYSSYLSLANKYIEEQNFKKALIFLKKAYKLYPSQKVLKNIVAIEISLGHISDLPVFIKKIKNPEFLSEILIELIEKGETSFVHDYLTKNLQNDKSGYLNYVAGYLYEKEGDYKKAEVYYQRAYELNRKDFYLGYAYARILEINGNYSKALKIYKEIKKLHITDNKLREVVAERIKLIGEF, from the coding sequence ATGAGCCTGATACTGGATACATTAAACAAAATGAAAGAAGGGAAAAAGAAAAAACCTATTCCCCCTTCTTTGTCAAAAAGAAATAAAGCCAATAATACTAAGAAAAAATATATATTGCTGTTCAGTATTATGATACTTCTTTCTACTGTAATGACATTCCTTATTATTCTTGGGGATAAATTTGTTTATGAAAACTCAAGAATAACCAAAATTATCCCAACTAACGACACGGATAAAAAAGAACCCTCTGTCACATCTTATAATAAACCCGAAAATACTTCTAAAGAAGATAATACTTTTTCAAAAAACTTACCGAAAAAAATACCGGAGCTACAAACATCCTCAAAAGTTCAAATCAACCAAAATCCACAACCTAACAAGAATATCCAGAATGTAAAATCTTATAAAGAGAAAGATAAAAACTTTTTATATTCCTCGTACCTGTCTTTAGCGAACAAATATATAGAAGAGCAAAACTTTAAAAAAGCTTTAATTTTTTTGAAAAAAGCTTATAAACTTTATCCTTCACAAAAGGTATTAAAGAATATAGTTGCAATAGAAATATCTTTAGGACATATATCTGACCTTCCTGTCTTTATAAAAAAAATAAAAAATCCTGAATTTCTGTCTGAAATATTAATAGAACTGATAGAAAAAGGTGAGACCAGTTTTGTTCATGATTATCTCACAAAAAATCTACAAAATGATAAATCAGGTTATCTAAATTATGTTGCAGGGTATCTTTATGAAAAAGAGGGCGATTATAAAAAAGCTGAGGTATATTATCAGAGGGCATACGAACTGAATAGAAAAGACTTTTATCTGGGATATGCCTACGCCAGAATTTTAGAGATAAATGGAAACTATTCTAAAGCATTAAAAATTTATAAAGAAATAAAAAAACTTCATATAACCGATAATAAACTACGGGAGGTGGTGGCGGAGAGAATTAAATTGATAGGAGAATTTTGA
- a CDS encoding putative Ig domain-containing protein, translating to MKRSKGFTLIELAMVLIIIGLLIGIGITVYKILIKQSKFKANKEVVQTACDAIKGYAQSHYLVPDNITSLGVKTTDPYNNPLVYKYDNNYTSNNLCTFNSTDFLEVKVYDENNSLIATKDNVVFAIYSKGENRNDDTNPDGDNILDIKPYGTNNFDDIVCYLDINTLRKDVCPTPLRISGDLPPAKEDTYYEAYIDVTGGVPPYNYNWGTLPCGLNYSNNKIYGTINCDTNSTDGTLSGCSKNETINITVEDSLVPPPAYSDSKTLTLTITAQPPAVVENSLPDGQEGISYSVSLHAIGGDGNYTWNISGLPSGLSASGNTISGIPAPGTAGTYSVKVELSSCSQTVVKYLPLVINPPTSSSGGGNTGCTFGNPITVENVGGVRYVRLGTISGSFCILSTTCVNFVSISLSSTNACFAAYRSRNCSRNAEAAYSYNQAYSTDSNNNCIVNYNNGNLTDD from the coding sequence ATGAAAAGAAGCAAAGGCTTTACTCTGATAGAACTTGCAATGGTATTAATTATAATAGGGCTATTAATCGGTATTGGAATTACTGTATATAAAATTTTAATTAAACAATCTAAATTCAAAGCAAACAAAGAAGTTGTCCAGACTGCCTGTGATGCTATCAAAGGATATGCACAATCCCATTATTTGGTACCTGACAATATTACTTCCTTAGGAGTGAAAACTACAGACCCTTATAATAACCCTTTGGTTTATAAATACGATAATAATTACACATCAAATAATCTGTGTACATTTAATTCCACAGATTTTTTAGAAGTAAAAGTGTATGACGAAAATAACTCATTAATTGCTACTAAAGATAATGTGGTTTTTGCTATTTACAGCAAAGGAGAAAACAGAAATGATGATACTAACCCTGATGGAGATAATATACTTGATATAAAGCCTTATGGAACAAATAATTTTGATGATATTGTATGCTACCTGGACATAAATACATTACGAAAAGATGTCTGCCCTACTCCTTTACGGATAAGTGGAGATTTACCTCCTGCTAAAGAAGATACCTATTATGAAGCTTATATTGATGTAACAGGAGGTGTGCCACCATATAACTACAATTGGGGGACATTACCATGTGGATTAAACTACAGCAATAACAAAATATACGGCACTATAAACTGTGATACAAACTCAACAGACGGAACTCTGTCAGGATGCTCTAAAAACGAAACTATAAATATAACTGTCGAAGATTCTCTGGTTCCTCCCCCTGCCTACTCAGACAGCAAAACATTAACCCTCACTATAACAGCACAGCCTCCAGCTGTAGTAGAAAATTCATTACCGGATGGACAGGAAGGAATTAGTTATTCCGTAAGTCTACACGCAATAGGAGGAGACGGTAATTATACATGGAATATCTCTGGTTTACCATCTGGTCTTTCTGCAAGCGGCAATACAATATCAGGTATTCCTGCTCCTGGAACAGCAGGTACTTATTCTGTAAAGGTGGAACTATCAAGTTGCAGTCAGACTGTTGTAAAATACCTTCCACTTGTAATTAATCCTCCTACTTCCTCCTCAGGAGGTGGAAATACAGGATGTACATTTGGAAATCCTATAACTGTAGAAAATGTTGGAGGTGTTAGATATGTAAGATTAGGAACCATCTCAGGTAGTTTCTGTATCTTATCCACCACCTGTGTTAATTTTGTATCCATAAGTTTATCCAGTACAAATGCCTGTTTTGCTGCGTACCGAAGCAGAAATTGTAGTAGAAATGCAGAAGCTGCCTATTCTTATAATCAGGCATATTCAACAGACAGCAATAATAACTGCATAGTCAACTACAATAATGGGAACTTAACTGATGATTAA
- a CDS encoding YbhB/YbcL family Raf kinase inhibitor-like protein: MVILKTSAFREGDIIPPIYTCDGKDISPELKWENFPEETQSFVIIMEDTDAPLGTFTHWIVYDIPPDINFLPENLPKEPQIDSIKQGINDFGRIGYGGPCPPPGKPHRYFFRVFALDTPTLELPPGATRQEVQLVMTGRVIDEGYIMGLYGR, translated from the coding sequence ATGGTTATTCTAAAAACTTCAGCTTTTAGAGAGGGGGATATTATACCTCCTATCTATACTTGTGATGGAAAAGATATATCACCTGAGCTTAAATGGGAAAACTTTCCTGAAGAAACACAAAGCTTCGTTATTATTATGGAGGATACAGATGCTCCACTTGGCACTTTTACACACTGGATAGTTTATGATATACCGCCCGACATAAATTTTCTTCCGGAAAATCTTCCTAAAGAGCCTCAGATAGACAGCATAAAGCAAGGGATAAATGATTTTGGCAGAATTGGGTATGGAGGACCCTGTCCACCACCAGGTAAACCTCACAGATATTTCTTCAGGGTTTTTGCACTGGATACTCCAACTCTGGAACTTCCACCGGGGGCAACAAGACAGGAAGTCCAGCTTGTTATGACAGGGCGGGTTATTGATGAAGGTTATATTATGGGTTTATACGGTCGATAG
- a CDS encoding RNA methyltransferase translates to MFITEKRLEKIRKVLQKRQKDLQVFSDNVKNQHNFSAILRTCDAVGVLYMYYRFLGEGELINEEITMGSHKWVIHQEVEDIDTFFRNKKEEGFQIVATYLSDKSVHFREIDYTKPTLIVVGNEIHGVSKEVLKYADHNIVIPMYGMAQSLNVSVATGVILYEAQRQREERGFYNKLSLSDREMELIVNKWATEDVVKYKKQESAIRHIKKSD, encoded by the coding sequence ATGTTTATAACTGAAAAACGTCTGGAGAAAATTAGAAAAGTTCTGCAAAAAAGACAAAAAGACCTGCAGGTTTTTTCTGATAATGTAAAAAATCAGCATAATTTCTCTGCAATTTTAAGAACATGTGATGCTGTTGGAGTTCTGTATATGTATTACAGATTTTTAGGGGAAGGGGAACTTATAAATGAAGAAATAACAATGGGTTCTCACAAATGGGTAATCCATCAAGAAGTTGAGGATATAGATACATTTTTTAGAAATAAAAAAGAGGAAGGATTTCAGATTGTTGCCACGTATTTATCAGACAAAAGTGTTCATTTTAGAGAGATAGACTACACAAAGCCTACATTAATCGTAGTAGGAAATGAAATCCACGGGGTAAGTAAAGAAGTCCTGAAATATGCAGACCACAACATAGTAATACCCATGTATGGAATGGCACAGAGTTTAAATGTATCCGTTGCTACAGGTGTAATCTTGTATGAAGCTCAAAGGCAAAGAGAGGAAAGAGGATTTTATAATAAATTATCTTTATCTGATAGAGAAATGGAATTAATAGTTAATAAATGGGCTACAGAAGATGTGGTTAAATACAAGAAACAAGAAAGTGCTATCAGGCATATAAAAAAATCAGACTAA
- a CDS encoding TldD/PmbA family protein has translation MKNFIREIAPYLLTRLMSNGGEFGEIFYERIYSTILKYEDNRLSKAVEGIDEGVGIRLIKNGKTYYGYTSEITRENLELLVSTINSHEGEGKIKVGIEHLIGYSPAKIDPEDYFLKRKKEILLTANDIVRSYDPKIKQAGITLKDTKREILIINTDGDIVEDTQIRVALYVEAIASDGKNLYRGYETAGGAVGYEFFQGDTINIIDYVASKAAHRAVLGLNAKPAPLGSMPVIISSEAGGTMIHEAVGHGLEADLAEKGMSVYAGKIGEKVASEKITVIDDGTIEGKMGSFNFDDEGVPAQRTVLIENGILKGFMYDRLTAMQTGKSSTGNGRRDTYRNIPIVRMRNTFIAPGQDNPHDFIKDTKKGLYVVKMGGGQVNTVNGDFMFEIIEGYMIENGEITYPIKGAALMGNGPKAMQDVEAVGYDISWAIGTCGKNGQAAPVGDAQPTIKIKSLIVGGSS, from the coding sequence ATGAAAAACTTTATCCGTGAGATAGCACCTTATCTACTCACAAGGCTTATGTCAAATGGTGGAGAGTTTGGAGAAATATTTTATGAAAGAATATACTCTACCATTCTAAAATATGAAGATAACCGGCTCAGCAAAGCAGTTGAAGGAATAGATGAGGGTGTTGGAATTAGATTAATTAAAAATGGGAAAACCTATTATGGATATACCTCAGAAATAACCAGAGAAAATCTTGAGTTGTTGGTTAGCACAATCAACTCCCACGAAGGTGAAGGAAAAATAAAAGTAGGCATTGAACATCTTATCGGATATTCTCCTGCAAAAATAGACCCTGAGGATTACTTTTTGAAAAGGAAAAAGGAGATACTTCTTACGGCGAATGATATAGTAAGAAGCTATGACCCAAAGATAAAACAGGCAGGAATTACTCTAAAGGATACAAAGCGGGAAATCCTAATTATTAATACAGATGGGGATATAGTTGAAGACACTCAAATAAGAGTTGCCCTTTATGTAGAGGCTATAGCATCCGACGGCAAAAATCTATATAGAGGGTACGAGACTGCCGGTGGTGCTGTAGGATATGAGTTTTTTCAGGGAGATACCATTAACATAATTGATTATGTAGCCTCAAAAGCAGCTCACCGGGCAGTCTTAGGACTTAATGCAAAGCCTGCTCCCCTTGGAAGTATGCCGGTTATTATTTCCTCTGAAGCCGGTGGAACAATGATACATGAGGCTGTAGGTCATGGCCTTGAGGCTGACCTTGCAGAAAAAGGAATGTCCGTTTATGCAGGAAAAATCGGGGAGAAAGTAGCTTCTGAAAAGATAACTGTTATTGATGATGGAACCATAGAAGGTAAAATGGGTAGCTTTAATTTTGATGATGAAGGAGTTCCCGCCCAGAGAACCGTTTTAATTGAGAACGGTATTTTGAAAGGCTTTATGTATGACAGATTAACTGCAATGCAAACAGGAAAAAGCTCAACAGGAAACGGAAGGAGAGATACATACCGAAACATTCCAATTGTAAGAATGAGGAATACCTTTATTGCTCCTGGTCAAGACAACCCCCATGATTTTATAAAGGATACCAAAAAGGGATTATATGTTGTAAAAATGGGTGGTGGACAGGTTAACACCGTTAACGGAGATTTTATGTTTGAAATAATTGAAGGATATATGATAGAAAATGGAGAAATAACCTATCCGATTAAAGGTGCTGCCCTTATGGGAAATGGTCCTAAGGCAATGCAGGATGTTGAGGCTGTTGGATACGATATAAGCTGGGCAATTGGAACATGCGGTAAAAATGGACAGGCTGCCCCTGTTGGTGATGCCCAACCTACCATAAAAATAAAATCACTTATAGTGGGAGGAAGCTCTTGA
- the gmhB gene encoding D-glycero-beta-D-manno-heptose 1,7-bisphosphate 7-phosphatase — protein MKNKAVFLDRDGVINEDFGYVHKIENFHIYPEVFPALRKLQEAGYKLLVVTNQSGIAVGYYTEEDFLKLTEYMLKVFEKEGIKIDKVYYCPHHPEGIIPELTMKCDCRKPESGMIRQGIQEFNIDPSASFLIGDKETDIKAAHKEGIKAALVKTGQGMKYVENTEADYIGENILDVVENFILKEAKV, from the coding sequence TTGAAAAATAAAGCAGTTTTTCTTGATAGAGATGGAGTAATTAATGAGGATTTTGGGTATGTCCATAAAATAGAGAATTTCCATATTTATCCTGAGGTTTTTCCGGCTTTAAGAAAATTACAGGAAGCAGGTTATAAGCTTCTTGTGGTAACAAACCAGTCTGGCATTGCAGTGGGATATTACACAGAGGAAGATTTTTTAAAACTGACAGAATATATGCTAAAGGTTTTTGAAAAAGAAGGAATAAAGATAGATAAGGTGTATTACTGTCCACACCATCCAGAAGGGATAATTCCTGAACTCACAATGAAATGTGATTGTAGAAAGCCTGAAAGCGGGATGATAAGACAGGGGATACAGGAGTTTAATATAGACCCGTCTGCCTCCTTTTTAATAGGGGATAAAGAAACAGACATAAAAGCTGCACACAAAGAAGGTATAAAAGCTGCTCTGGTGAAAACAGGACAAGGAATGAAATATGTTGAAAACACAGAGGCAGATTATATTGGAGAAAATATTCTTGATGTGGTGGAAAATTTTATTCTGAAAGAAGCTAAGGTTTGA
- a CDS encoding VOC family protein — protein MDFKIHHVAVSVSNMEKAVEFYSILGFKELTGYKDDNLEIKHLYIDGFILELFCFKEHISKEALELWEDLKRIGVKHFALSVSDIKKAKEYLLNKGIIQEDIEIKKGRTGILYFFIKDPDGNFVEIVEDKRNIKP, from the coding sequence ATGGATTTTAAAATTCATCATGTTGCTGTTTCTGTTTCGAATATGGAAAAAGCTGTAGAGTTTTACTCTATACTTGGTTTTAAAGAATTAACCGGATACAAGGATGATAACTTAGAGATTAAGCATTTATATATAGATGGATTTATACTTGAACTGTTTTGTTTTAAAGAACATATCAGTAAAGAAGCTCTTGAACTATGGGAAGATTTAAAAAGAATTGGTGTTAAACATTTTGCTTTATCTGTCTCTGACATAAAAAAAGCAAAGGAATATTTATTGAATAAAGGCATAATTCAGGAAGATATAGAAATAAAAAAAGGGAGAACAGGGATTTTATACTTTTTTATTAAAGACCCTGATGGGAATTTTGTTGAGATAGTTGAGGATAAAAGGAATATCAAACCTTAG
- a CDS encoding ABC transporter permease, giving the protein MKAFWSIFVKEIITFLRNWGLVIVLLYSFTIDVYVAGQGFEVKPRNVSIGYVDYSKGVISKKILNHLHSPEFKPPVEFKSQEELSRAIFDREIMVGLIFEPDFEKSIYKNGKTQLNVLLDSTAAAQAFITLTYLQNIVMNYSQLEFPVELKIHKIFNQNADTRQFISFAEFLSNLTLLGVILSAVVFVREKENGTWDIMLLMPVNSKLIIFAKSFSQIIITMIGTILSVGLILFGVFNLPMNGNFWVFIVFTFVYLLSVSGIGLFIASVTQNMLQVAQLSVIIMMPVIFLSGAWTPIYSMHPVIQYFSYFSPLRYYIEGSISIFFRGIPSVDLTIYFVALTILSVALYIFGFRKIGKLF; this is encoded by the coding sequence ATGAAGGCTTTCTGGAGTATTTTTGTAAAAGAAATAATAACTTTTTTGAGAAACTGGGGATTGGTCATTGTCTTGCTTTACTCTTTCACAATAGATGTTTATGTTGCAGGGCAGGGATTTGAGGTAAAACCAAGAAATGTATCTATTGGTTATGTGGATTACTCAAAGGGAGTTATTTCTAAAAAAATCTTAAATCATCTACACAGTCCTGAGTTCAAGCCACCTGTTGAGTTTAAATCTCAGGAAGAATTAAGCAGAGCTATATTTGATAGGGAGATTATGGTTGGTCTGATATTTGAACCTGATTTTGAAAAATCTATCTATAAAAATGGCAAAACACAGCTTAATGTTTTGCTGGATTCCACAGCTGCAGCACAGGCATTTATAACTTTGACTTATTTACAAAACATAGTGATGAATTATTCCCAGCTTGAATTTCCTGTTGAACTAAAAATTCATAAAATTTTTAATCAGAATGCAGATACGCGACAATTTATATCTTTTGCAGAGTTTTTATCAAATTTAACATTACTTGGGGTTATTCTTTCTGCTGTTGTTTTTGTCAGAGAAAAAGAAAACGGAACATGGGATATAATGCTCTTAATGCCTGTTAACTCAAAACTTATTATTTTTGCTAAAAGTTTTTCCCAGATTATTATTACTATGATTGGCACTATTTTAAGTGTAGGTTTAATTTTATTTGGTGTATTTAATCTGCCTATGAATGGCAATTTTTGGGTCTTTATTGTATTTACCTTTGTTTATCTGCTTTCTGTTAGTGGGATAGGGCTTTTTATTGCATCTGTAACACAAAATATGCTTCAGGTAGCACAGCTATCTGTAATAATAATGATGCCTGTTATCTTCCTCAGTGGTGCATGGACACCTATATACTCAATGCATCCTGTAATCCAGTATTTTTCTTATTTTTCTCCTTTAAGATACTATATAGAGGGAAGTATCAGTATATTTTTTAGGGGAATTCCATCGGTAGATTTAACAATTTATTTTGTAGCATTGACAATTTTAAGTGTGGCTCTATACATATTTGGATTTAGAAAAATAGGTAAGCTATTCTAA
- a CDS encoding ABC transporter permease has product MNIGVIKAYILKEITELVRSRFIILVYLFPTMVMLLFGYGIRMEVTHSRTVILDYDQSKLSYQLVSKFEHSKYFDTTVSYEPENKILERMKQGKVDILIIIPEGFEKKLLKGQKTEIAAFIDASFPLRGVTMQSYVEGMILNAASSYLKNIPVKNLITINHRNLFNQSMRDENAIVPGLLGIILLVAPAILSALLIVKEKEMGTIFNFYSSPVRKIDFLIAKLLPVFFLHSINIFILFLWATYLFQVPFKGSFFIFWLSSEIYVLISVAIGLLVSVITRTQIVALIVTIIITVIPGFLYSGILMPVSSMTGEAYIEAHLFPVMYYNHIVYDSFLIGQGFSSEKNVIYFLIMIGYTSALLIIGSILMKKELR; this is encoded by the coding sequence ATAAATATTGGAGTTATAAAAGCTTATATTCTAAAAGAAATTACAGAACTGGTCAGGTCAAGATTTATCATACTTGTATATCTGTTTCCTACAATGGTTATGCTCCTTTTTGGTTACGGTATCAGGATGGAAGTAACACATTCAAGAACAGTTATTCTGGATTATGACCAGAGTAAACTTTCTTATCAGCTTGTATCCAAATTTGAACATTCCAAATATTTTGACACTACCGTTTCCTATGAACCGGAAAATAAAATCTTAGAGAGAATGAAACAGGGTAAAGTTGATATCTTAATTATAATCCCTGAAGGATTTGAAAAAAAACTGCTAAAAGGCCAGAAAACAGAAATAGCTGCTTTTATTGATGCTTCTTTCCCACTACGGGGAGTTACAATGCAAAGCTATGTTGAGGGAATGATACTTAATGCTGCCTCTTCTTATTTGAAAAACATTCCTGTCAAAAATTTAATTACGATAAATCATCGTAATTTGTTTAATCAATCTATGAGGGACGAAAATGCCATAGTCCCCGGTTTACTGGGAATTATTTTGCTGGTAGCACCTGCTATTTTATCGGCTTTGCTTATTGTCAAAGAAAAAGAGATGGGAACTATTTTTAATTTCTATTCCTCTCCTGTTAGAAAGATAGATTTTTTAATCGCAAAATTACTGCCTGTATTTTTTCTCCATTCAATAAATATTTTTATCTTATTTTTGTGGGCTACTTATCTGTTTCAAGTTCCTTTTAAAGGAAGTTTTTTTATATTCTGGCTATCTTCAGAAATTTATGTGCTGATTAGCGTTGCTATTGGTCTACTGGTTTCAGTTATAACAAGAACACAGATAGTTGCTTTGATAGTGACCATAATTATTACTGTAATCCCTGGGTTTTTATACTCAGGGATACTTATGCCTGTATCCTCAATGACAGGGGAAGCTTATATAGAAGCTCATTTATTCCCTGTTATGTATTACAACCATATTGTTTACGATTCTTTTCTGATAGGACAGGGATTTTCCTCGGAAAAAAATGTTATCTATTTTCTCATTATGATTGGATATACATCTGCTCTGCTTATTATAGGTAGTATTCTAATGAAAAAGGAACTGAGATGA
- a CDS encoding RtcB family protein has translation MEKIKSLINLEEIEPEALKQIYDVASLDIVKKLAIMPDVHAGYDLCIGGVALVDGHISPSFVGYDIGCGMCFVDTGVKTEEIFKTKKDREKVAQEIYKEIPVGKNIRKKPLDYTPFRSASGDKNLNKKVNDKLFHSLGTLGSGNHFIEIGENLEGNVCITIHSGSRNIGHSIASYYMKKGRFLPVDGFWGQAYIEDMNFALEYALENRLTMMKKILQILGFTEKEIKKLIDKKLINENHNHAVLTEEGVLHRKGATPAEKGQYGIIPANMKDGVYVTVGLRNKEFLSSASHGAGRVLSRRKAKETIDLKEFKKVMEQADIVAKVNEKTLDEAPFAYKDINKVIQAQDGVVIKVVDVVKPLVNIKG, from the coding sequence ATGGAAAAAATAAAAAGCCTGATAAATCTTGAGGAAATAGAGCCTGAAGCATTAAAACAGATATATGATGTGGCCTCTCTGGATATTGTAAAAAAACTGGCAATTATGCCTGATGTTCATGCCGGATATGACCTTTGTATAGGTGGTGTAGCTCTTGTTGATGGACATATATCTCCTTCCTTTGTCGGATACGATATAGGCTGTGGAATGTGCTTTGTGGACACAGGAGTAAAGACTGAAGAGATTTTCAAAACCAAAAAAGACAGGGAAAAAGTTGCACAGGAGATATACAAAGAAATACCTGTAGGCAAAAATATCAGGAAAAAGCCCCTTGATTATACACCTTTCCGTTCAGCTTCAGGGGACAAAAATCTGAATAAAAAGGTCAATGACAAACTATTTCATTCACTTGGGACACTGGGAAGTGGTAATCATTTCATTGAGATAGGGGAAAATCTTGAGGGGAATGTATGCATTACAATACACTCAGGTTCAAGGAATATAGGGCACTCTATAGCCTCTTACTATATGAAAAAAGGTAGATTTCTGCCTGTAGATGGCTTCTGGGGACAGGCTTATATTGAGGATATGAATTTTGCCCTTGAGTATGCCCTTGAAAACAGACTAACAATGATGAAAAAAATCTTGCAGATTTTAGGATTTACAGAAAAAGAGATTAAGAAACTGATAGACAAAAAGTTAATCAATGAAAACCACAACCATGCAGTCCTTACAGAAGAAGGGGTTCTTCACAGGAAAGGTGCAACCCCTGCAGAAAAAGGTCAATACGGAATAATCCCTGCCAATATGAAAGATGGTGTTTATGTGACGGTAGGGCTTAGGAATAAAGAGTTTTTATCTTCTGCTTCCCATGGGGCAGGTAGAGTATTATCCAGAAGAAAAGCAAAGGAAACAATAGACCTGAAAGAGTTCAAGAAAGTTATGGAACAGGCAGATATTGTGGCAAAAGTCAACGAAAAAACTCTGGATGAAGCTCCATTTGCTTATAAAGATATTAACAAAGTAATTCAAGCACAGGACGGAGTTGTTATAAAAGTTGTTGATGTGGTTAAACCATTGGTAAATATAAAAGGATAG
- the dapC gene encoding succinyldiaminopimelate transaminase: MNNIIKNLRPYPMEELNRIKAELKKKGVKIYDFGTGDPKEPTDPKIRQALIDAVPEVSQYPSVAGRKDLREAISKWFENRFGVNLNPDTQIIPSNGSKEAIFHFPLVFINTDVPEKRKVIFGTPAYPVYERGTLYANGEPVAIPLKEEDKFLLRLDKIDKSILEETQIVWLNYPHNPTGATASLSYFEDMYGICREYDIILCSDECYTELYFNEKPPSALQVGVEGIVVFHSLSKRSGLTGYRTGFVAGDEKIISEYKKGRASFGVATPDFIQAAAKVAWSDEKHVEERRKIFKEKRDIFIEFFDKIGLEYLYPEATFYFWIKAPKDMSGEEYAKHLLNYGIVVSPGVNFCAGIEIMNNTCQSKYFRIALVPTVEECKEAVRVWEKAHKDLIGN; this comes from the coding sequence ATGAATAATATAATTAAAAATCTCAGACCTTATCCTATGGAGGAATTAAACAGAATAAAAGCTGAACTGAAGAAAAAAGGGGTCAAAATTTATGATTTTGGGACAGGAGACCCAAAAGAGCCAACAGACCCTAAAATAAGACAGGCTCTTATTGATGCAGTTCCAGAGGTCAGTCAGTATCCTTCTGTTGCAGGTAGAAAAGACCTGCGGGAAGCCATATCAAAATGGTTTGAAAATAGATTTGGAGTTAATCTAAATCCTGATACCCAAATAATCCCCTCTAACGGTTCAAAAGAGGCAATATTCCATTTTCCACTGGTTTTTATAAATACTGATGTTCCAGAAAAAAGAAAGGTGATTTTTGGAACTCCAGCATATCCGGTGTATGAAAGGGGAACTCTTTATGCCAACGGGGAACCTGTTGCTATTCCATTAAAAGAAGAGGATAAATTTTTGCTTAGACTGGATAAAATTGATAAATCTATACTGGAAGAAACCCAGATAGTCTGGCTTAATTATCCACATAATCCAACAGGAGCAACAGCTTCACTTTCTTATTTTGAGGATATGTATGGGATTTGCAGGGAATACGATATTATCCTGTGTTCAGATGAGTGCTATACTGAGCTTTATTTTAATGAAAAACCTCCTTCTGCGTTGCAGGTAGGAGTTGAAGGAATTGTTGTTTTTCATTCCCTTTCAAAAAGAAGCGGATTAACCGGATACAGAACAGGTTTTGTTGCTGGTGATGAAAAGATAATCTCAGAATATAAAAAAGGTAGAGCTTCCTTTGGAGTAGCCACTCCGGATTTTATACAGGCTGCGGCCAAGGTTGCATGGTCAGATGAAAAACATGTTGAAGAAAGAAGGAAAATTTTCAAGGAAAAAAGGGATATATTCATAGAATTTTTTGATAAAATCGGGCTGGAATATCTGTATCCTGAAGCAACTTTTTACTTCTGGATAAAAGCACCTAAAGACATGTCTGGGGAAGAATATGCAAAGCATCTGCTAAATTATGGAATTGTTGTATCTCCGGGGGTTAATTTCTGTGCTGGAATTGAAATTATGAATAATACCTGTCAGTCTAAATATTTCAGAATAGCTCTTGTTCCAACAGTTGAGGAATGTAAGGAAGCTGTTAGAGTATGGGAAAAGGCTCACAAGGATTTGATTGGGAATTAA